A part of Deltaproteobacteria bacterium genomic DNA contains:
- a CDS encoding threonylcarbamoyl-AMP synthase — MATIVNGNDPGIIRDAAEALRNGELVAFPTETVYGLGANALNAQAVARVFAVKNRPHFDPLIVHLADKADVPRYATDIDERAVALMDRFWPGPLTLVLRKQSIIPDLVTAGLDTVALRVPAHPVALALLREAHVPVAAPSANPFGYVSPTTAMHVQELLGDKIEVILDGGPCTVGVESTVCACTEEQAVILRPGGVAIEEIEAVIGPVQVGATTHPDRRSPGTLASHYAPRVPLSLIAAGAPLLRPQSGERVGLLLLKPRPVEGYATVEFLSRDGNLVQAAANLFAALRRLDNLGLDRVIAESVSEHGLGRAIMDRLRRAAA, encoded by the coding sequence ATGGCCACGATTGTTAATGGCAATGATCCAGGCATTATTCGTGATGCTGCTGAAGCCCTCCGTAATGGCGAGCTGGTCGCTTTCCCCACAGAAACCGTCTACGGCCTTGGGGCCAACGCGCTGAATGCGCAAGCTGTTGCACGGGTGTTCGCGGTCAAGAATCGCCCGCACTTTGATCCACTGATTGTGCACTTGGCTGATAAAGCAGACGTGCCGCGCTATGCAACTGATATCGATGAGCGAGCGGTTGCCCTGATGGATCGTTTCTGGCCAGGGCCGCTGACGCTGGTCTTGCGCAAGCAGTCTATCATTCCTGATCTGGTGACGGCTGGGCTTGATACTGTTGCTCTTCGTGTCCCTGCCCATCCTGTTGCCCTTGCTTTGTTGCGCGAGGCTCACGTGCCAGTTGCTGCACCGAGTGCGAATCCCTTTGGTTATGTCAGCCCGACGACGGCTATGCATGTGCAGGAATTGCTAGGTGACAAAATTGAGGTGATTCTCGATGGTGGGCCGTGTACGGTTGGAGTCGAGTCGACAGTGTGTGCGTGCACTGAAGAACAAGCGGTGATTCTCCGACCAGGTGGAGTTGCGATCGAAGAGATTGAGGCCGTTATTGGCCCTGTGCAGGTCGGAGCAACGACCCATCCTGACCGCCGATCGCCTGGCACGCTTGCGTCCCACTATGCTCCCCGAGTGCCACTGTCATTGATTGCTGCGGGAGCACCTCTTCTACGTCCGCAGTCTGGAGAGCGAGTCGGGCTCTTGCTGTTGAAGCCACGACCGGTTGAAGGGTATGCGACGGTGGAATTCCTGTCACGAGATGGGAACCTCGTCCAAGCTGCTGCGAACTTGTTTGCTGCTTTACGCCGGTTAGATAATCTCGGACTTGACCGCGTGATTGCTGAGTCGGTTTCCGAGCACGGGCTTGGCCGAGCGATTATGGATCGGTTGCGACGGGCCGCGGCATAG